CCTATTGAATCTTTTGTGATAATGGTGTGTAAAGTTTTTCCCATATTTCTTTTACACCGGCAGAGGCATGTCCCTTTGCATAATGGATATGTTCATTTTCCGATAATGCTAATATAGCATCACATGCATTTCCAACAGCAATTGCTGGATAACCGAGCTGGAAAAGACTGAGATCATTTTCTGAATCCCCGGCTACAACAACCTCTCCATTATATTGACATTTATTAAGTACATATTTAAGAGCAGCACCTTTATTAATATTTGCAGGCAGGATATCTACATCCCTTTCACTGCTGAAAATAAGGTCAACTGCTAAATCATTTTGCTTGATTGCTTGGTTAAGTATTTGAACTTGCATTTTACTTGCAAAATAGGCCAGTCGCCAAGGTGTGTCTATTGGCTGTCTGGCAATGTCTATGGATTTAGCTATCGTTTTAACCTGTTCAAAGTCTTCCTGCTTAATGTTGCCTGCCCATTCCTGATCAAGCTCATATGTGGGACCAAGGTAAATCGAAGCTCCAACATCACATATTAAAATGTCCGGTTTAGGCAGTTGTTCACGTTCGATTAAATCAATCGCGGACTGTTTATATCTTCCTGTAATATATATAAGAGATGTATTTTCAAGAGCCAGCGTGTCCCACAGTTCAGTATGCGGAATCTTATCACTAACAATCGTATTATCTAAATCTGTTGCTAAAACACGAGGTTTAAGGTAAGGAAATGTAAGCATTTTTTCGTTCATACAGCTCCTTTACTTTGCGGGAAATAAGAGACCAGTTAAATTCTTTTAGTGCATATTGTTTTGCATCACGACGCATTTTTAATAGTTTAGGTGAGTTCTTTAAGAAATACGCCATGCTGTCGCTTATTTTTTGCACATCTGCTTTAGGTATGTGAAGACCTGTCACCCCGGATTTAATGACATTTTTCAGTCCACCTACATGGGTCGCAATTACAGGACAACCACAAGCCTGCGCTTCTGCTGCTACCATACCAAACGATTCATAATGTGAAGGCATAATAGTGGCTAATGCACCGGCATAAAGATTTTTTAACTGTTTTTCATTTTTGGGGCCAAGGAATAATACACGA
This genomic window from Solibacillus sp. FSL R5-0449 contains:
- a CDS encoding HAD-IIB family hydrolase; protein product: MNEKMLTFPYLKPRVLATDLDNTIVSDKIPHTELWDTLALENTSLIYITGRYKQSAIDLIEREQLPKPDILICDVGASIYLGPTYELDQEWAGNIKQEDFEQVKTIAKSIDIARQPIDTPWRLAYFASKMQVQILNQAIKQNDLAVDLIFSSERDVDILPANINKGAALKYVLNKCQYNGEVVVAGDSENDLSLFQLGYPAIAVGNACDAILALSENEHIHYAKGHASAGVKEIWEKLYTPLSQKIQ